AAaggtttatttaataattaaatcgcagatgtttatatatttattggatgtttaatgatacaaaaatacatAGGGTGCACAtgatattcaaaaatatataaaataaacaatgcataaacatccgtagtCTATTAATAATTAAGTAACTGATCTTTAATAGTGTATGCATATTTCTAGAGAATTCATGATTCAATAATGGGCACAAAAGAATGGAGAGTGAAAGAATAGAGTTTATCCGAAATTTAATCAACATTGTACCCAAACGCATCTAAGACATgacagaaaattaattttttatgtcACCCGGTGTGTAGAAAATACTAGTTACATTTCAATCATATGTTCAGTCGCATACACAGTATATGAGAATGTTAGGGAAAAACTAAACGGATGTTACTAGCATACTGTAGGAAATAACTTCCGAATTCTACATTATCTAGGACTAAAGTACCTAGAATGTAAATATCTGTTATTTTACGAACACACCTATTCATTTTTAAAATTGTTATGTATTAATCAATGTTTtagaaaatttacaaataaaataaatgtcatATTGTAAAAAATAACATTATTATACTATTAATCTTCGGGGAAATATCACTATACTCATACATAACCATACGTAATaaagtaatcttattaaataatattaggGTACTTTTTAGAATGTTCTTATTTAACATACTTGCAATAGCTATAAGGAAAGAATAATTAAGGATAATATAACTTCTATTCTTGGTTCTACGATAGCACTAGATATTAGGGAAGCTAAAATCAATTTTTTACAGTAGTTTCCCCTCTATGATGTACTTTTATGGTATTAATGGGAATTTTGGCTTGATAAGGGCACATTCCTGATGCAACAAAAGTTGATGACAAGAACTGTCAAAATATTAGACTATTGACTTAAAGGTGTTCATAATTTTTACATAATGAACTTTTAGTAATCACAAAGTCACGTGAGTATAGTCTTTTGTTTCTCACTACAGTAGTACCAGTTATATTGGTTTTTGAGTATTATAATATTGTGTGCAATTTTATCtaataaacaattaataaaaaaatatattaagataAATTTAGTTTAGATTTTcacaataaaaatttatctctgAATGCTAGTATTATATTATAGTTATTACCTATTCTGTTTGCCTTGTCTGACTTTCaacttttaaataaaatgtcTAGGATTTCATCAAAGGAGTATTTTAccccgacatttataatgtcATCTGTGCAGCGGGCTTTTACTCAAAAATTGAGTAAACAGCATGCAGCTGACGTTAGACGTCAGATTGCTACCTCTACCTCATATTCACGTGATCTGTCAAAGAGTGGCAGCTCATTCTCAGGCTTTTCTTCCACGGTACATCCTGAATTGCAATTTGTCTACATAAGTTGTAATTCGTACATcaatgtaattaataaaaatattttaaagatgtCACTATGTGAGGTATTAGAGCCACTAGACTATGAAGAATTTTTGGCTCAACATCAGTCAGTTCTTGACCGTGATCctcttaaatcaatattagattTTCCACCTGGTGATGTTGAATTAAAagttgtaaaaagaaaaatcagaACAGAGGAACCAATTGTGCCTCATGAATCTATGTAAGATTTTTTATATCTTACAACCAACAAAATCATTATTTTtgcatttatattaattttattgaatttttgcatttatattaattttattgaattttttagGGACATAGTATCTCCTTATGTCAGAAGATGTATTGAAAGTTTCACTTCAGATTGGGTAATAGTGCACAGAAAATATAAACGTCGAGTTTCTCCAATAGCAAGAGACAGACTTCTTCAGGATACTCCAAGACAAGATTTTGAGGTgcttgaataaaaataaaatatgcatgGCATATAATTGAAGAACACATTTAAATCAGATATAAAATAGGTGGATCAAGAGGATACAAATGGTTCAGGATCACCAAATGAAGAGGAAGATTTATCTAATTGTGGAGATACACCAAGAGGATCCTGGGCAAGTTTAGATTTAAGACATTCGCAACATGATCCTCTTCTTCCCACCTTATTGGACAGAGTTTGTCCAGAAACCATTGATCAAATGAACGAGCAAAAACGATCAGAAGATCGTCAAGTGAGTACTGTATGCACAAGCAAGATTAGATTTTAGTAATTCTGATCTACTGATATTAATTTTAGGAAGCATTATTTCCACTCTATGCACCTCCAGCTTCCCCTGATGATGAGTGGCAGGAAATTGGCATAGCACCAGAACCTACAGAACCTTTTTCACATAAAATTCTTGTGAAATGTCTCCAACTGAAATTGGAATTGGAAGTTGAACCAATATTCGCGAGTTTAGCTTTATACGATgccaaagaaaagaagaaggtatatgaaaataaaaaatcttgAAAGATATTTACACATAATTTTCGTTTTCCTAATTTCTTTGGAATCTATAGGTATCTGAGAACTTTTATGTAGACATGAATTCGGAAGGCTTAAAAAGGATGCTTGGTAGTCATATTGCATACAGTGATGCCAGTACTTTAGCAAGAAGCTGTGTTATGAGTATCAGCAAGCCTAGTCCAGATTTATTTTTAGTCGTTAGACTTGAAAAGGTATTGCAAGGTGATATCTCTGAATGTGCTGAACCATATTTGCGTGAagataaaaacaaagaaaaagtaaTACATCAAATACAATCCATAaatcattaaattataaatgtGCTGAATAAGgtaataagaaaaatttaatCCAAAATAGGTAAGGGCAGCTGCTGCAGCTGCATGTGAGCGTTTAGGTCGATATAGAATGCCACTTGCATGGACTGCCATTCACATTTCTGGTGTGATAGGAGGAGGTGGAGATACAGATAGCACAGGAAGTGCTGGATCTTTAGACAGAAAATCGGGTGGACTGGAACAGTGGCGTAAAAAAGTGGAACCGCCCGCCAGAAGAGGATCTTTAGAAAGAAGAAGTTCAGATAAAAGACGTAGTTGGTCACCAGACGATTTTGCTAATTGTCTTGATACATTTAGgtggatatttttataattttttttacatctaatgttttttatatttttatatttataaattactaatattattaatttctaaattatatgtttaattttttagGCCTATCACATTGACTGTTTCAAGTTTCTTTAAACAAGAAAGTGAACGACTGAGAGACGAAGATTTATACAAACTTTTAGTCGAACTACGGAGACCTGGTTCTAATTTAAAGAGATTAAAATGTCTACCAGGTATACTAAAATTGGACCTTAGCCCTAGACCAGAAGAACTGCCTAGATGCTTGGATCCTGATCTCAGAAGATTAGTGCCATATCCTGATGAAAAGAGTCGGCCAGTCAAAGAAATACTTGAATTTCCGAGCGAAGTTATTTCGCCAGATTTGACGTATCGAAATCTCCTATACATTTATCCAAAGGTAAATTATCATTTAGCTCTTTAATACTTAATTACTGCTTACCACGaataaacaaaatatactttttattacagGAAGCAAACTTCAGTTCAAGGACTGGTTCTGCACGAAACATCGCCGTAAGAATTCAACTTATGGGTGGTGAACAGGAGGCTGATGCACTAACAGCTATTTTTGGAAGATCATCGTGTCCCGAAATGACTCACGAATGCTTCACTTCCGTTTCTTATCACAATAAGAATCCAAACTTTTACGACGAAGTGAAAATTCGACTTCCTGCTGATTTGAGTGCAAAACATCATTTGCTATTTACGTTTTATCATATTAGTTGCCAGAAGAAGGCGGAACAACCGAATGTTGAGACTGCTGTAGCATATACAGTAAATAATATGAAGTCAAATTCTaatcaaaatatattatttcatgtaaattacactgaaagatattcttaatatttcttttatttagtggttgccacttttgagagatgGACATCTACAATCAGGGGAATTCAGTCTACCCGCGATGCTGGATCCACCACCAGCAAATTATTCATACATTGCACCTGATGTTCTTCTACCAGGTACAAGATGGGTGGATGCTCATAGAGGCGTTTTTACTGTGATTTTGGAACCAGTTTCTAGTGTTCATCCTCAGGATAAATACATTGATAGGTAATATTCCAGAAACTCGAGCTTTTAATTAgatatttcaatgaaaatatttcaataaaattattattaatattttaacggCAACACAAAAATTATAGATTTCTATCACTGTGTGGTTTTTTGGAAACTGGTCAAGTACCTCCACGCATTGGTGAAGCAGGGATGGAATCGGAATTAAAATCAGCTCTATTGGAATTGGCAAGAGCATCACATTCTGCTTTAGTACGATCGCTACCTCAATTGCTAGATCAATTAATATCCCTATTAGTGCGACCTCCAACACTACCATCTCAACCACTGAATGTGGCAGCAACCGCATTCGAGGCTATAGGTTTGCTAGTACGAAATATTACCAATCTACCTGATGGTCAATTAGATGCTCACGGAAGACACGCGCTTCTAGCAACCTATATTGCTTATCAATGCTCTTTACCAAGGATGACGCATGCTCCTGGTATTGTTCGAGCTCAAAGCAACCCTGACCTGCCTCTAGAAGATTTAGAAATGGAGGTACACTCCAGAGGATTGGATCGAACAGCCTCTATGCGTCAAGAATCGCCTTCTATAAATAGTCAACCTACCAGAAGGCTTCTACACGAAGAACTAGCGTTACATTGGGTTGTATCGACAGGACAGGCACGAGAATTGGCTGTTACATATTCATGGTTCTTCTTGGAATTGATCGTTCGCTCTATGGTTGTGACATTAGCAGAAATGGGAATGTTGGAGGCTCCTCGAAAGTCGAGGTTCTCTCCCCAGTTCTGTGATGACGTGGCAACACTTACTGCAACGTTGACTTCAGAGGTGACTTCACGATGTGGAAAGGAAAACAGGATACCCAATAATCTAATATCGAGTCTAGGCAACTTTCTTTCTGATCTACTATCAGTGATGGACAGAGGATTCGTTTTGTCCCTAACTCGTGCTGCCTGTTGCTCTCTGTCAGATGCATCTATGCACATTCCCGATTCAGCTGCACTTTACGCGTTGAAATTGGACCTCGTACGGACAATATGCTCTCACGAGCATTACGTGGCACTGAATTTGCCGTTTGGAACTGGATATACATCGGGATCGGCGCCAGCTTCTCCCAGTCCATCAACTGGAAGTTCTGGCAGTCTGATATCTACCCTAGTACCTGGAGATCGAGCTAGATTTTCTGAGCTGAGTCAGGAGTTCCGACAGCAACACTTTTTAGTAGGAATTGTTTTATCAGATTTGTCGAATACTCTAGAAATACCAAATCCTATGCTTCAAAACAAAGCTATTGGGACCATTCGACATCTTATGGCGTGCCATGACGTTGATTCACGATATTCTGATCCTGCTGCGAAAGCTAGAGTCGCTGCTCTCTATCTGCCACTTTTGAACATTATAATGGATGCTCTACCACAACTCTATCATTGGGATTCAAAGGACAAGAGCGTTTATCCTGACGAATCTGGTTCTATTACACAATCTGTGGCTTTAGCCATAGCTGGTGGAGTTTCTGCAGACACTGCAGGAACTCAATGTAGAGTTTCCTTGAGTTCAGAGGCTACAAGACATCTCTTGATGTGTGTCTTGTGGGTACTTAAGGGGTTGGAACAGTCTGCTTTAACACAGTGGTGTTCAGAACTAAGTTCTAGACGTATACTGTGTCTTCTTCAAGTTCTCAATATTGCCACTGCAGCTTTTGAATATAAAGGGAAAAAGGCGCTGAAGAGACTGCCTCCACAGGCGGCAGCTACAAGTGATATTCGATCGAGATTGGAGGATGTGATTCTTGGCCAAGGAAGCGCCAGAAGCGAGATGATGttgagaagaaaagagagaatgAGTGGGGACAAACTTAGGTGGCGTAAAGATCAGATGCCTTATAGGTAGGTAAACTTCTGTATCTACACTACAgacatttatgcaaattcatttcTTTCTCAATATAATTAAAGTGAAGATTTTAAATCTGAacaatctttttttatttaagatCCTGCGAACAGTCAGAAGGCAGAGCTGTGGAGCAAGATGCTCATATAGAAGGTGCATTAGCAGCAGAAGCTTCCCTGGTAGTTTTGGATACTTTAGAAACAGTTGTCCAAGCTGATGGAGGAGgaggtatatatatgtacttatacaatattttttataagttttgtacctttatatttacaaaatttttgtGCTTTCTAGGTGCGGTTGTAGGAGCCGTATTAAAAGTGCTTTTGAGAGCATTAGCAAGAAATCAGAGCACATCTGTGTTACAACATATGTTTAATACTCAGAGAGCTTTGGTATTTAAGTATCATAGTGCTCTGTTTGATGAGGAAAGCGAAAGGTGCGGAGATCTGTGTTTGACATTACTCACTAGATGCAGCTCACCCCTAAGTGCTGTTCGGAGTCATGCTGCTGCCagtctttatttattaatgaggcaaaatttcgaaattggAAACGTAAATATCTTAGTAATATACTTCAATAGATCtataatgatttattttataaatatattaattaatttaatatgtttAGAATTTTGCCAGAGTTAAAATGCAAGTCACCACGTCTTTGTCTGCCCTTGTTGGAAGAGGGAGAGCTCCTAGTGAAGGAGCACTTAGGAGAGCATTAAAAACAGTGTTAGTATATGCTGAAAGGGATACAGAATTAGCAGACACAAGCTTTCCAGAACAAGTGAAGGATCTTTTGTTCAATCTACATATGATCTTGTCTGATACTGTTAAAATGAAGGAATTCCAGGAGGATCCAGAAATGCTTTTAGATCTCATGTATAGGTAATTGTGTTAAAAACAGAAACTTCTGATAAAATATGATATATGTAGCATATTGAATCAAAATTGATGATTTCACAGAATTGCAAAGGGATATCAAGGTTCACCAGATCTTAGACTCACATGGCTGGCAAATATGGCTCAGCAGCATATGGAAAGAAAGAATCACACAGAGGCAGCTATGTGTTTAGTGCACAGTGCTGCTTTAGTAGCAGAATATTTACACCTTTTGGAACCAGGAGGCGGCGGGCGACCAGTAGGAGCTGTTGCTTTAGCTCCTATCACACCAAATGCTTTAGAAGAGAGTGCAGTAGGAGATGATGTACTGGCAAGAAGAGAAGAAGGTTTATGTTTAGGACCAGACTTTTCAGAAAGTGGTTTAGCTGGTTTGCTGGAACATGCTGCCAGCTCTTTTCATACAGCTGGAATGTATGAAGCTATTCCTGATGTATACAAGGTGCTGCTTCCAATAGCAGAAGCCGCACACGATTACAAAAAATTAGCTAATATTCATGGGTATGATATCCTTCAGATTTTGAAAAACTTAATATGAAAACGAATCTATGTCTTAATTTATGATCCTCTAATCACAGGAAACTTCATGAAGCATATACACGAGTAGAACAATTAGCGGGAAAACGAGTATTTGGAACATATTTCAGAGTAGGATTTTATGGTGGGCGTTTTGGTGATCTTGCTGGTGAAGAATTCGTTTATAAAGAACCGACTTTGACAAAGCTACCAGAGATATTCTCGAGACTCGAGAATTTCTATGCTGAACGATTTGGCGCGGAAAATATTGTGATAATAAAAGATTCGAACCCTGTAGACTCCAGCAAGTTAGAACTAGATAAAGCCTATGTTCAGATCACATATGTGGAACCATATTTCGAGCCACATGAGCTCAGGCATAGACCAACTATTTTTCATAGGAATTTTAATATTAGTAAGTCCTGTTCTGAAGAACTTTAAATAActtaacaaaattaattttccatttatATTAATGTTTTCAATCATGTTTAGAGCGATTTGTATATGCAACGCCATTTACTCCTGGTGGTAAAGCTCATGGAGAATTAAGAGAACAGTGCAAACGTAAAACTATACTAACAGTAGCTACACACTTTCCTTATCTAAAGACAAGGATTCGCGTGGTTGCTAGGAAGCAAATAGTTTTAAGTCCAATTGAAGTTGCAATTGAagatatacaaaagaaaactgcagaggtatgtatatatgttcttctgttataagataaattcttctttcataaattcattaaataaataaactctgttttatgtaaatttgtTGAATCAGGTTGCAGCAGCTACAGCTCAAGAACCACCTGATGCAAAAATGCTGCAGATGGTTCTTCAAGGTTGCATTGGAACAACAGTTAATCAAGGTCCTGCAGAAGTTGCTGTTGTGTTTCTTTCTGGATTAAGGGAACAGAATGCACAGCCCACTCGACTGCAGCACAAATTACGCCTATGTTTCAAGGATTTCTCAAAGAAATGTTTGGATGCtttgaaaagaaacaaaaatttaattgGGCCAGATCAACGAGACTATCAACGAGAATTGGAAAGAAATTACCAAAGATTAACAGAAAGACTTTCTCCTCTTATTGCATGGAGGTATGAGAAATTtagttgaaataaataatagtttAGCCCAATATCTTTTACAGTATgtctatctttttcttcttcttgatAATACAGTGGACCTTCATTAACAAATCAACAAAGTGTACCATCAACATCACCTCGTTGGTAAAATGGCTGAATACTGCTAATCAACAGTTACCAAAGATCACTGATGCAAGTATTTAGTGTTCATAAAATATCAGCAGCATGTGCTCTTATatagacatatatattatatttatatccatTCATTTTCTATAAGGATAAAGCATTTTGATCTGCTGGTATCAGAGTGTCTGCCTTAGACAGTTTAAAAATATAAGACTAGATCAAAATATAAGATTagatcattattattaatttagaaCGATTATGAAGTAGAGAAGGGCAACTTATTTGAGACAACAGACtttttgataataataaaatgaaagcaTTATTTCTTATAGAAATAACTCATTTTTTCAAACAGATGATACAGACACATGGGAATTGATATTTTGCTTTTCATAGTCTTTTTATACACTGCTTTTGACTAAACATTACGTAGTGACAATTAACGTAGTAAGTAAACAAGAATGTCAATACTAAAgttataacaataattttttatctaaccGTCTTTTCAataattgtattttgtaattatatttaacaTGAATTTATTTACTGTGTTTATGTTTTGCATTCTAATGCATAACATACTGCCTAGAATATACAAGTTAAATGTCTATTTATGTATTTAGCTACTAAGGAAGCTGTGATCTTTCGATTAAACATGGAATTATCATAACTGCAGAAGCTTGTAACAATAGATATTTTATCCAAAAGacttgtttttttttataactgacaaataaatttatttataacgtACAATTTATATTCTTGCAAGAAAATTTCTTTGGTTTGTGATTAGTATTTTATATATGATTATCTTTTAGTTCTTTTATGATGATAGTTTTATGAGATCTAATTATTGTATCGAATAACAAGTCTATTATTAGAAGTTTCTTCAAAGTTTCTAGAACATCATTAATGATTGTCTCAATGTAAAGAATGTTTGAAGAATGCTAAATCTCAATATAATTGACAAATATGCTTTTTACAGTACTAGACACATTTTTAACAAATCTATTAGATTTTTCAAAACTATAAGCTTCTAGTCGAAGACGCAAGTAATCTTGTCATTTAGAGTAATGCATAGCTCTCTAAATTAACTAATgtttgatgatattttatatgaatataCTTATATTCATTAATATTGGTAGCGTGATTTTGCAAGTAAATTAAAAGATTGacaaatgaaaaaatttatatgtatcatttcgataaaaattatttcacgcAATTAAGAGACTATTATAGAAAAGCTTGTGAAAACTTCTTCaaacattataaaattttactttaaaaatcCGTTACTTGCAATGGCAACACACATTATATTTATACGGAGTAATTTAGCGAAACTGCCGTGGATGTAAACTTTTGTATGTCAcagaatattcaaaatatatatccATTTTATACTTCGCTATTTCTGAACTTTTTCTACTTTGTTTTACGAATAACAAGCGTAATAAAGAATGCAACTCACCGAGAAACTCCTGCTATCACGATTCCAAAGCGCGGTAAACTAAGATGGCGTTGTTGATTCTTTCCGTTTATATAGAAAAGTTAGTGAACAACatagagaaaaaaataaaataaaatataaaagcagAAAACTATCCATTAACATCACCGAGGAATCTTTCAATTAGTAAGAAATAAACAATAATTATACTACAGATGTATATGTTTCTCCtacaacatatacatatatacatggtagacattcaaatttaaaaaaatgcgGGAAATCATCAGTAGTTTTAAAATAGTACAAATAATCCTATACAAACTGGAATGTCTATTGGATTACTTTTTCCCATTCCATTGTTCGTTTAACGAAACTTGTTACTTACTAGCGATCccataaaaagagaaaaaagaacaaataaacaaatagaaaaaagaaaacctGGTATTGGAAAACGGGAATCGTGTGTTAATTAGTGGAACGGTTACAGATTACACGTGCAACTGTTTTTCTTTCATTAAAGGTAACCATTCGTTATCGAAGATTGACATTCTTTGGTCCGGATACATTTGAAGCGAATCGTTGCTCTAAATTAAACGTCCGAATCCGATTTTCAGCTTAATCCCTTTGTCCAGAACGAAAGGATTGAGCGCAGATAAAGATATCACGAGTTCAAAGGGGTACTTAATTAACAGACACAAGTATTGATAATCGCCGCGTATTACAATGAAACACTTTGTACCCATTTGAAAATAGTCCCCGTAATTTACATTTTGAAATTACcacttataattaatatttcaatgtttCGTTACATCCCATTTTCGAATAAAACTGCTGTCTGTATTTTAAAGTCCtgctttaaataaaaagaattacaaACCTTTAATGAAAATATCAAAAGTTTTACAATCAActta
Above is a genomic segment from Bombus vancouverensis nearcticus chromosome 13, iyBomVanc1_principal, whole genome shotgun sequence containing:
- the Zir gene encoding dedicator of cytokinesis encodes the protein MSSVQRAFTQKLSKQHAADVRRQIATSTSYSRDLSKSGSSFSGFSSTMSLCEVLEPLDYEEFLAQHQSVLDRDPLKSILDFPPGDVELKVVKRKIRTEEPIVPHESMDIVSPYVRRCIESFTSDWVIVHRKYKRRVSPIARDRLLQDTPRQDFEVDQEDTNGSGSPNEEEDLSNCGDTPRGSWASLDLRHSQHDPLLPTLLDRVCPETIDQMNEQKRSEDRQEALFPLYAPPASPDDEWQEIGIAPEPTEPFSHKILVKCLQLKLELEVEPIFASLALYDAKEKKKVSENFYVDMNSEGLKRMLGSHIAYSDASTLARSCVMSISKPSPDLFLVVRLEKVLQGDISECAEPYLREDKNKEKVRAAAAAACERLGRYRMPLAWTAIHISGVIGGGGDTDSTGSAGSLDRKSGGLEQWRKKVEPPARRGSLERRSSDKRRSWSPDDFANCLDTFRPITLTVSSFFKQESERLRDEDLYKLLVELRRPGSNLKRLKCLPGILKLDLSPRPEELPRCLDPDLRRLVPYPDEKSRPVKEILEFPSEVISPDLTYRNLLYIYPKEANFSSRTGSARNIAVRIQLMGGEQEADALTAIFGRSSCPEMTHECFTSVSYHNKNPNFYDEVKIRLPADLSAKHHLLFTFYHISCQKKAEQPNVETAVAYTWLPLLRDGHLQSGEFSLPAMLDPPPANYSYIAPDVLLPGTRWVDAHRGVFTVILEPVSSVHPQDKYIDRFLSLCGFLETGQVPPRIGEAGMESELKSALLELARASHSALVRSLPQLLDQLISLLVRPPTLPSQPLNVAATAFEAIGLLVRNITNLPDGQLDAHGRHALLATYIAYQCSLPRMTHAPGIVRAQSNPDLPLEDLEMEVHSRGLDRTASMRQESPSINSQPTRRLLHEELALHWVVSTGQARELAVTYSWFFLELIVRSMVVTLAEMGMLEAPRKSRFSPQFCDDVATLTATLTSEVTSRCGKENRIPNNLISSLGNFLSDLLSVMDRGFVLSLTRAACCSLSDASMHIPDSAALYALKLDLVRTICSHEHYVALNLPFGTGYTSGSAPASPSPSTGSSGSLISTLVPGDRARFSELSQEFRQQHFLVGIVLSDLSNTLEIPNPMLQNKAIGTIRHLMACHDVDSRYSDPAAKARVAALYLPLLNIIMDALPQLYHWDSKDKSVYPDESGSITQSVALAIAGGVSADTAGTQCRVSLSSEATRHLLMCVLWVLKGLEQSALTQWCSELSSRRILCLLQVLNIATAAFEYKGKKALKRLPPQAAATSDIRSRLEDVILGQGSARSEMMLRRKERMSGDKLRWRKDQMPYRSCEQSEGRAVEQDAHIEGALAAEASLVVLDTLETVVQADGGGGAVVGAVLKVLLRALARNQSTSVLQHMFNTQRALVFKYHSALFDEESERCGDLCLTLLTRCSSPLSAVRSHAAASLYLLMRQNFEIGNNFARVKMQVTTSLSALVGRGRAPSEGALRRALKTVLVYAERDTELADTSFPEQVKDLLFNLHMILSDTVKMKEFQEDPEMLLDLMYRIAKGYQGSPDLRLTWLANMAQQHMERKNHTEAAMCLVHSAALVAEYLHLLEPGGGGRPVGAVALAPITPNALEESAVGDDVLARREEGLCLGPDFSESGLAGLLEHAASSFHTAGMYEAIPDVYKVLLPIAEAAHDYKKLANIHGKLHEAYTRVEQLAGKRVFGTYFRVGFYGGRFGDLAGEEFVYKEPTLTKLPEIFSRLENFYAERFGAENIVIIKDSNPVDSSKLELDKAYVQITYVEPYFEPHELRHRPTIFHRNFNIKRFVYATPFTPGGKAHGELREQCKRKTILTVATHFPYLKTRIRVVARKQIVLSPIEVAIEDIQKKTAEVAAATAQEPPDAKMLQMVLQGCIGTTVNQGPAEVAVVFLSGLREQNAQPTRLQHKLRLCFKDFSKKCLDALKRNKNLIGPDQRDYQRELERNYQRLTERLSPLIAWSGPSLTNQQSVPSTSPRW